The following coding sequences are from one Leptospiraceae bacterium window:
- the dut gene encoding dUTP diphosphatase: MQIKIQKFYPDVKLPEKKTTGAAAMDIAAYCPKANIILPVGETVLIPTGFCLEIPNGYFVEIRPRSGFSSKENILIPNSPGTIDSDYRGQVFVPLLNLSQSPFAITNGLRIAQMLVSRSMDIEWKLVTEISLNTERGAGGFGSTGKA, encoded by the coding sequence ATTCAAATCAAAATACAAAAATTTTATCCCGATGTAAAGCTCCCAGAGAAAAAAACAACGGGTGCGGCGGCGATGGATATTGCGGCTTATTGTCCAAAGGCTAATATTATTTTGCCGGTTGGAGAGACGGTTTTAATTCCGACAGGTTTTTGTTTGGAAATTCCTAATGGTTATTTTGTAGAAATTCGTCCACGTTCTGGTTTTTCTTCCAAGGAAAATATTCTAATTCCAAATTCTCCCGGCACTATTGATTCTGATTACCGGGGACAGGTTTTTGTTCCCTTATTAAATCTGAGTCAATCTCCCTTTGCCATTACCAATGGACTTCGTATCGCGCAAATGCTTGTTAGCCGCTCAATGGATATAGAATGGAAATTGGTGACCGAGATTTCTCTCAATACCGAGCGCGGAGCAGGCGGATTTGGTTCAACCGGAAAGGCTTAA
- a CDS encoding insulinase family protein: MNLRLNKSKLSNGLTVLFQPVPNATSVAIGLWVKIGSRYEDESEKGYTHFLEHMLFKGTDKRTAKKQAEDIERVGGFFNAVTSREYTYYYVTVASSELELGLDILSDMVFHPLLKQEDIKNESNVILEELKSYEDSPDDYVYDQYFKNIFKNHPLGQDIIGSRESVAAATSESIQAYYKKHYIPGRMVLSVAGDFPDDQVQKLSEKFFSMRVDRPLAALKNEPVEKSFSVHFIKRNLEQVNFLLGAEGFARDFKTAVRLNVISNIFGGGMSSRLFQKIREDKGLCYSISSFPSSYLDTGIMNINCGTSKDKLLLAVDSILEEIRLLKKDGFTQDELVFSKGNQKGGLAIGYEIPENRMTDIAMQELYFGNFYGYQDRLDELFSVTLDEINELVQKIFAVDQMHFTGIGNISKADIKKIHTKI, encoded by the coding sequence ATGAACTTAAGGCTAAATAAGAGTAAACTCTCTAACGGTCTAACAGTTTTATTTCAACCTGTGCCCAATGCGACAAGCGTTGCCATTGGGCTCTGGGTAAAGATTGGCTCAAGATATGAAGATGAATCCGAAAAGGGTTACACTCATTTTCTTGAGCATATGCTTTTCAAAGGCACCGACAAAAGAACAGCCAAAAAACAAGCAGAAGATATTGAGCGAGTAGGTGGCTTTTTTAATGCTGTCACTTCTCGTGAGTATACTTACTATTATGTGACAGTTGCTTCCTCTGAGCTAGAACTTGGACTTGATATTCTTTCGGATATGGTTTTTCATCCACTTCTAAAACAAGAAGATATTAAAAATGAATCGAATGTAATCCTAGAAGAATTAAAAAGCTATGAAGACAGTCCCGATGATTATGTGTATGATCAATATTTTAAAAATATTTTTAAAAATCATCCTCTCGGTCAAGATATCATTGGCTCCCGCGAATCAGTAGCCGCTGCGACTTCAGAATCAATCCAGGCTTATTATAAAAAGCATTATATCCCCGGTAGAATGGTATTATCCGTTGCGGGAGATTTTCCTGACGACCAAGTGCAAAAGCTTTCAGAAAAATTCTTTAGTATGAGAGTAGACAGACCATTAGCCGCACTTAAGAATGAGCCTGTAGAAAAATCTTTCAGTGTTCATTTTATCAAAAGAAATTTAGAGCAGGTAAACTTTCTACTTGGGGCAGAAGGCTTTGCCCGCGATTTTAAAACTGCTGTTCGGCTCAATGTTATTTCTAATATCTTCGGTGGAGGAATGTCTTCCCGTTTATTTCAAAAAATTAGAGAGGACAAAGGACTCTGTTATAGCATCAGCTCTTTTCCTTCTTCTTACTTGGATACGGGGATAATGAATATTAACTGCGGGACTTCTAAGGATAAGCTTTTACTAGCTGTTGATTCTATCTTAGAAGAAATTCGTCTTTTGAAAAAAGATGGATTCACCCAGGACGAGCTTGTATTTTCGAAAGGAAATCAAAAAGGCGGACTCGCCATTGGATATGAAATTCCTGAAAATAGAATGACAGACATTGCTATGCAAGAACTTTACTTTGGAAATTTTTACGGTTACCAGGACAGACTCGATGAGCTATTCTCAGTTACTCTCGATGAAATCAATGAACTCGTGCAAAAAATATTTGCCGTAGATCAAATGCATTTTACAGGAATTGGAAATATATCTAAAGCTGATATTAAGAAGATACATACTAAGATATAG
- the pnp gene encoding polyribonucleotide nucleotidyltransferase, with amino-acid sequence MTYKHNLNFDREAISIESGNWAKQADGSVVYRVGNLVMLATVCAVDESKEGQDFFPLTCEYTEKMYSVGRIPGGYIKRESKPSEYEVLLSRIIDRPIRPMFPEGYFCEVQLIVTVLSADKNISTQGHAINAASAALMVSNIPFHGPLAGVRVGRIDGKLIYNPENDQIAKSDMDIIVAGTIDSIVMIEGECKELSNHDLLDALKFAHEYIKANVTFQSEFAKIVNNPKKEIKLKVKDEALFKKVRDYSIEKISTANRNSDKQARSKGISDANAETVAYFKEQNLTDLELKEVKNFLHEVEAEVVRDLIFKEGLRADGRKLEEVRDISCELNVLPGAHGSAVFTRGQTQSLGVVTLGTVADNQRYETIEGQKEKNFMLHYNFPAFSVGEVKRSGSPGRREIGHGNLAERALKAVLPKFTEFPYVIRLVSEILESNGSSSMASVCSGSLAMMSGGVPIKAAVSGVAMGLITSPNKEFAILTDIAGIEDHFGDMDFKLAGTRKGITAFQMDLKITGVGLDVLEKAIAQAERGRTHILNEMEKSITQSAAELSKTAPRITIKMIPKDRIGELIGPGGKNIRSIIEQSKADINIDDDGKVTISSPDAESSKKALDIIEGMFAEVEVGKIYEGKVKRITDFGAFVEILPGKEGLCHISKLDSKRVNAVRDVVSEGEIIRVKVLGVDRQGKMDLSRKDAMQQEHHS; translated from the coding sequence ATGACATATAAACACAATCTAAATTTCGATAGGGAAGCTATATCCATTGAGTCTGGCAATTGGGCGAAACAAGCCGATGGTAGTGTAGTCTACAGAGTCGGCAACCTTGTTATGCTTGCAACTGTATGCGCGGTTGACGAATCTAAAGAAGGACAGGATTTTTTCCCTCTCACTTGTGAATACACTGAAAAGATGTATTCTGTTGGAAGAATTCCTGGCGGATACATCAAGCGAGAAAGCAAACCTTCCGAATACGAAGTATTACTCTCTCGCATCATAGACAGACCGATTCGTCCTATGTTTCCAGAAGGTTACTTCTGTGAAGTGCAGCTAATCGTAACTGTCCTCTCAGCTGATAAAAATATTTCTACACAAGGTCATGCGATTAATGCGGCTAGTGCAGCGTTAATGGTTTCTAATATTCCATTTCACGGACCTTTAGCTGGTGTGCGTGTAGGAAGAATTGACGGCAAATTGATATATAACCCTGAGAATGACCAGATTGCGAAATCAGATATGGACATTATCGTTGCTGGAACCATTGACTCAATCGTAATGATTGAAGGCGAATGCAAAGAACTAAGTAACCACGACTTACTAGATGCTTTAAAATTTGCACATGAATACATCAAAGCAAATGTTACCTTTCAATCTGAATTTGCGAAGATTGTAAATAATCCAAAAAAAGAAATCAAGCTCAAAGTAAAAGACGAAGCTCTATTTAAAAAAGTAAGAGATTATTCTATTGAAAAAATCTCTACTGCTAATCGCAATTCGGATAAGCAAGCAAGATCAAAAGGAATTTCTGATGCAAACGCAGAAACCGTTGCTTACTTCAAAGAACAAAATCTAACTGATTTAGAATTAAAAGAAGTTAAAAATTTCCTTCACGAAGTAGAAGCAGAAGTCGTTCGTGATTTAATTTTCAAAGAAGGCTTACGAGCTGATGGAAGAAAATTAGAAGAAGTCAGAGACATCTCTTGCGAATTAAACGTATTACCCGGTGCTCACGGTTCTGCCGTATTTACACGCGGTCAAACTCAATCTCTAGGAGTAGTAACTCTTGGAACTGTTGCGGATAATCAGCGTTATGAGACAATCGAAGGTCAAAAAGAAAAGAACTTCATGCTGCATTATAACTTTCCAGCATTCTCTGTTGGAGAGGTAAAACGTTCCGGTAGTCCTGGACGTCGTGAAATTGGACATGGAAATTTAGCAGAGCGAGCTTTAAAAGCTGTTCTTCCTAAGTTTACAGAATTTCCATACGTTATACGACTTGTCTCTGAAATCTTAGAATCAAATGGTTCTAGCTCAATGGCATCTGTTTGTAGTGGGTCTCTTGCGATGATGTCCGGTGGTGTTCCTATTAAAGCAGCGGTTTCTGGTGTTGCAATGGGACTTATCACTTCGCCTAATAAAGAGTTTGCGATACTAACTGATATTGCTGGTATTGAAGATCATTTTGGCGATATGGATTTTAAATTGGCAGGAACTCGTAAAGGTATTACTGCTTTCCAAATGGATTTGAAGATAACAGGCGTTGGCCTCGATGTTTTGGAAAAAGCAATTGCACAAGCAGAGCGCGGTAGAACTCACATCCTAAACGAAATGGAAAAATCCATTACACAGTCGGCTGCTGAACTATCTAAGACCGCCCCTCGTATTACGATCAAGATGATTCCAAAAGATAGAATTGGAGAACTTATCGGTCCCGGTGGAAAAAATATCCGCTCTATCATTGAACAAAGTAAAGCTGATATCAACATTGACGACGATGGAAAAGTTACTATTTCTAGTCCTGACGCTGAGTCTTCTAAGAAAGCTCTCGATATTATCGAAGGTATGTTCGCAGAAGTGGAAGTGGGAAAAATCTATGAGGGTAAAGTCAAACGCATCACTGACTTCGGAGCTTTCGTAGAAATTCTTCCCGGTAAAGAAGGTCTCTGCCATATTTCTAAACTAGATTCTAAACGTGTGAACGCTGTAAGAGATGTAGTCTCCGAAGGCGAAATCATTCGTGTAAAAGTTCTAGGTGTAGACAGACAGGGGAAAATGGATCTTTCCCGCAAAGATGCAATGCAGCAGGAACATCACTCCTGA
- the rpsO gene encoding 30S ribosomal protein S15 produces MITTEIKKTIITDYQQKAGDTGSPEVQIALLNSRINDLNIHFGTHKKDHLSRRGLLRLVSQRKKMLDYLKSKNLERYRNLIKRLGLRK; encoded by the coding sequence ATGATAACAACAGAAATTAAGAAAACAATCATCACTGACTACCAGCAAAAAGCTGGAGATACTGGATCCCCTGAAGTGCAAATCGCGCTTTTAAACAGCCGAATCAATGATTTAAACATTCATTTTGGAACGCACAAAAAAGACCATCTCTCTCGTAGAGGTCTCTTAAGACTTGTTAGCCAGAGAAAGAAGATGCTGGACTACTTAAAATCTAAAAATCTTGAAAGATATAGAAATCTTATCAAGAGACTTGGATTAAGAAAGTAA
- the truB gene encoding tRNA pseudouridine(55) synthase TruB, whose protein sequence is MNSGFFLILKPAGITSSDLVLKIKKHKKPIKIGHTGTLDKAAEGLLILPFGDYTSFSSVFLEEDKGYFAKVRFGKSTDSGDRDGNTIDERTPEEIKAFFSDNITRIEEEISKIIDTTSQIPPVISALKVGGMRQSSLFRGGIEFESVSRKMKIYEFQSQNLTEFGFEMKLRVSSGTYIRKIVIDLGEALSFPMYMESLVRTSIGKISLDHALSVEEVLLPDCKFSKLEELILFPWIDLNEKETKSVRHGGYVDRKGLEGDFLLRDNSGNLLAWCSTVDKKSHLPYRYLKVFYNPDEN, encoded by the coding sequence ATTAATTCAGGATTTTTTCTAATTTTAAAACCGGCAGGAATTACTTCCTCTGACCTGGTTTTAAAAATCAAAAAGCATAAAAAGCCTATCAAGATCGGGCACACGGGCACTTTAGATAAAGCCGCTGAAGGATTACTCATTTTACCATTTGGAGATTATACTTCCTTTTCGAGTGTGTTTTTAGAAGAGGATAAGGGTTATTTTGCGAAAGTTCGTTTTGGGAAAAGCACAGACTCCGGTGATCGTGACGGAAACACAATTGACGAAAGAACTCCCGAAGAGATAAAAGCATTTTTCTCAGACAATATTACTCGTATTGAAGAAGAAATTTCTAAAATCATAGACACTACATCACAAATTCCTCCTGTAATATCTGCCTTGAAAGTAGGTGGGATGCGACAATCTTCTCTTTTTCGCGGTGGAATAGAATTTGAATCCGTTAGTCGCAAGATGAAAATCTATGAATTCCAATCCCAAAATTTAACCGAATTTGGATTTGAAATGAAACTTAGAGTTAGCTCTGGGACTTATATTCGAAAAATTGTCATAGATTTAGGCGAAGCTCTTTCCTTTCCCATGTATATGGAAAGCCTAGTTCGCACTTCTATTGGAAAAATTTCACTCGATCATGCTCTATCCGTAGAGGAAGTTCTCTTACCGGACTGTAAATTTTCCAAGTTAGAAGAATTGATATTATTTCCCTGGATTGATTTAAATGAAAAAGAAACTAAATCAGTTCGACACGGTGGATACGTTGACCGGAAAGGATTAGAAGGGGATTTCTTACTCAGAGACAACTCCGGCAATCTCCTCGCATGGTGCAGCACCGTTGATAAGAAATCCCATTTGCCTTATCGCTACTTGAAAGTTTTTTACAATCCTGATGAAAATTAG
- the rbfA gene encoding 30S ribosome-binding factor RbfA — protein MNETRKKKIESEIIKSIAKLIVSGKMKDTRIGIVSVHRAELSNDMAAVKVWVTSYVDEKGKKSLLNALRTAKGFFQHIIAKDLQLRLTPKITFLWDDDYIKSLEVNDFIDNLPPIRNYQAETEGLVHKEDLPPENKELLNNNDLPQVEEESKD, from the coding sequence ATGAACGAAACGCGTAAGAAAAAAATTGAATCGGAAATTATCAAGTCAATCGCTAAACTGATTGTCTCTGGTAAAATGAAAGATACTAGAATTGGAATCGTTTCCGTTCATAGGGCAGAGCTTTCGAATGATATGGCGGCAGTCAAAGTCTGGGTAACCTCTTACGTAGACGAGAAAGGCAAGAAGTCTTTATTAAATGCACTTCGCACTGCTAAGGGTTTTTTTCAGCATATCATTGCTAAAGACTTACAGCTTCGTTTAACACCAAAGATTACTTTTTTATGGGATGATGATTATATCAAGTCCCTCGAAGTGAATGACTTCATAGATAACCTACCTCCAATTCGAAATTACCAGGCTGAGACAGAAGGTTTAGTGCATAAGGAAGATTTGCCCCCTGAAAATAAGGAATTGCTGAATAACAACGACTTGCCTCAAGTAGAAGAGGAATCAAAGGATTAA
- the infB gene encoding translation initiation factor IF-2: MEEKKDNKSIKDKLLQGQDSSHKKIVIKRKPSPIADTTTSNVSASPKPKKDLDVLVKEENERQQLAPKPFVRPTDESNARIIVNRNVPESVNKEKEKEKEKEHTESHSTQTTHHEQKKQPSYHQNQQQNFNQGSNQGNQGNQRQSVNPVYPVRTGDRNPIVSRPQKPVGGQQTNRDSSQGGGGNRPYPPRPGGQGQQGGGGNRPYPPRPYPPRPGGPGQQGSGGNRPYPPRPGQGSGGSGQGGFGQSSLDITKDAATSGISASRKRNIPGSTFDRNRDKANDRSQENSKFFKQMYKKQQGIPMSGTTVPKEISIMENVQVGELAKKLNLKPGDVIAKLMKMGMMVTINNVIDSDTAILLADEYGCAVKIVSLYEETVIQEEKDSPEDYINRPPVVTIMGHVDHGKTKLLDTIRKSAVIDTESGGITQHIGAYQVATPRGVITFLDTPGHEAFTSMRARGASITDIVVLVVAADDGVKPQTVEAVNHAKAADVPIIVAINKIDLPAANVDKVLQELTNLDLLPEEWGGKTIICKISARENIGIDKLLEMILIQSEMLTLKANPNRIAKGTIIEAKLDPGRGAVATVLIQNGTLRIGDPFLAGVHSGRVRAMYNDHGHQMQFADPSSPVLVTGLEAVPDAGDPFDVIRDEKEARNISQHRKEYQRIGQASTVIKVTLDNMNEIISQGGLKELKIIIKTDVRGSAEAIKESLEKLSTGDVKLNVIHAGTGAIVDTDVMLASASNALVVGFHVRANPRTLALADKEGVQIKYYSIIYDVVNEIKAAMEGLLEPEKVEKNVGKLEIRDIFKISKVGNIAGCMVTSGKIQKNNLIRVVRDNVVIFDGKLKSLKRVKDDVSEVLTGFECGILVDGFNDFVVGDEIEVYEINSIARKL; this comes from the coding sequence ATGGAAGAAAAAAAAGATAACAAATCAATCAAAGATAAGCTTCTGCAAGGACAAGATTCTTCTCACAAAAAAATTGTGATTAAGAGAAAACCTTCTCCTATTGCTGATACAACTACATCGAACGTATCGGCTTCGCCAAAACCTAAGAAGGATTTGGACGTTCTAGTAAAAGAAGAAAATGAAAGGCAGCAACTTGCTCCAAAGCCATTTGTTCGACCCACCGATGAATCAAATGCCAGAATCATTGTAAATAGAAATGTTCCTGAGTCTGTTAATAAGGAAAAAGAGAAAGAGAAAGAAAAAGAGCACACCGAATCTCATTCCACTCAAACGACTCATCATGAACAGAAGAAACAACCTTCTTATCATCAAAATCAGCAGCAAAATTTTAATCAAGGTTCTAATCAAGGTAACCAGGGCAATCAGAGACAGTCTGTTAATCCCGTTTATCCAGTAAGAACAGGCGATAGAAACCCAATCGTTTCCAGACCACAAAAACCAGTCGGGGGTCAACAGACAAATCGTGACTCTTCACAAGGTGGTGGGGGCAATCGCCCTTATCCTCCAAGACCCGGTGGACAGGGACAGCAAGGTGGTGGGGGCAATCGTCCTTATCCTCCAAGACCGTATCCTCCGAGACCCGGTGGACCAGGACAACAAGGTAGTGGGGGCAATCGTCCTTATCCTCCAAGACCGGGACAGGGAAGTGGTGGAAGTGGACAGGGCGGATTTGGGCAAAGTTCTTTAGATATCACAAAAGATGCAGCAACTTCAGGAATATCTGCTAGTCGCAAAAGAAATATTCCAGGTAGCACATTCGATAGAAATCGTGACAAAGCGAATGACCGCTCTCAAGAGAATAGCAAATTCTTTAAGCAAATGTATAAAAAGCAACAAGGTATTCCAATGTCAGGAACTACCGTCCCAAAAGAAATTTCCATTATGGAAAATGTTCAAGTTGGTGAGCTTGCTAAAAAATTAAACCTAAAACCAGGGGATGTAATCGCTAAGCTCATGAAAATGGGTATGATGGTTACAATCAATAACGTAATTGATAGCGATACAGCTATTCTACTCGCAGACGAGTATGGTTGTGCAGTTAAGATTGTTTCTTTATATGAAGAAACAGTCATCCAGGAAGAAAAAGATTCTCCAGAGGATTATATCAATCGTCCGCCTGTTGTTACTATCATGGGTCACGTCGATCACGGTAAAACAAAGTTACTCGATACCATTCGTAAGAGTGCTGTCATTGATACAGAATCCGGTGGAATTACACAGCACATTGGTGCTTACCAAGTGGCAACTCCTCGCGGTGTGATTACTTTCTTAGATACTCCAGGTCACGAAGCATTTACCTCTATGCGGGCTCGTGGTGCTTCGATTACTGATATTGTAGTGTTAGTTGTTGCTGCGGATGACGGTGTTAAGCCGCAAACCGTAGAAGCGGTGAATCACGCTAAGGCAGCCGATGTTCCTATTATTGTTGCTATTAACAAAATTGATTTACCTGCGGCTAACGTGGATAAAGTGCTTCAAGAACTCACAAACTTGGATTTACTTCCAGAAGAGTGGGGTGGTAAAACTATCATTTGTAAAATCTCTGCTCGTGAAAATATCGGAATTGATAAACTTCTCGAAATGATTCTCATTCAGTCTGAGATGTTAACCTTAAAAGCAAATCCAAATAGAATTGCCAAGGGAACTATCATCGAAGCAAAACTAGATCCGGGTCGTGGCGCTGTGGCTACTGTTCTTATTCAAAATGGAACTCTAAGAATTGGAGATCCATTCTTAGCAGGTGTTCATTCCGGTCGCGTGCGTGCTATGTATAACGATCATGGTCATCAAATGCAATTTGCAGATCCTTCTTCTCCTGTTCTTGTGACAGGTCTTGAAGCCGTGCCTGATGCAGGAGATCCGTTTGACGTTATCCGTGATGAGAAAGAAGCTAGAAATATTTCTCAACACAGAAAAGAATACCAACGTATCGGACAGGCTTCCACAGTTATCAAAGTAACTTTAGACAACATGAACGAAATTATTTCTCAGGGTGGACTCAAAGAACTCAAGATTATTATCAAGACTGACGTTCGTGGTTCTGCTGAGGCAATCAAAGAGTCTCTCGAGAAACTCTCTACCGGTGATGTGAAACTAAACGTGATTCATGCTGGAACTGGTGCGATTGTGGATACTGACGTTATGCTTGCATCTGCGTCTAACGCTCTCGTGGTAGGTTTCCATGTTCGTGCGAATCCAAGAACTTTGGCGCTCGCCGATAAAGAAGGCGTTCAGATTAAATACTACAGTATCATTTACGATGTAGTAAATGAAATCAAGGCTGCAATGGAAGGACTTCTTGAACCTGAAAAAGTTGAGAAGAACGTTGGTAAGCTTGAAATCAGAGATATATTCAAAATCTCTAAAGTTGGAAACATTGCTGGTTGTATGGTTACATCCGGTAAGATTCAAAAGAACAACCTCATTCGAGTTGTGCGGGATAACGTTGTTATCTTCGACGGCAAGTTAAAATCACTCAAACGTGTGAAAGACGATGTCTCCGAAGTATTAACAGGATTTGAATGCGGTATCTTAGTAGATGGATTCAACGACTTTGTAGTCGGCGACGAAATCGAAGTATACGAGATCAACTCAATCGCAAGAAAACTCTAA
- the nusA gene encoding transcription termination/antitermination protein NusA: MATKQVNNETNLFEAIQQFCSDKGLSKDSVLNIIKDSLVGAYKKKLGLEVSSDADVNVEFSEKNEVVIVVPKKVVEATSDSPFEISLAKAKAIDANAEIGGTVQFKEKPIELSRIVSNQARQMVFQKLKEMERELLFNEYKVKEGELTHGYFQRWINKDTMSIDLGKVEGVMPKKEQNPGEKYKAGDRLKAIISRVELRKDKFRDTGLVITLSRASGDFVKKLFEMEIPEIYDGLVQIVDIARLPSVRTKIVVRGTRSDIDPVGACVGMKGVRIQSIVRELGNERIDIIQYSDNPSEFITNAISPAKPVEVRVDHDNREALVIVPDDSLSLAIGSSGSNVKLAVQLCQFKIDIKSVSQYNEDMTSPEARDRLDKLFNNHVATHSKAVESEDDSKGTPLSEIPGLTSRVISLLQSGGVNDVETLIEMQSEDLAKIPGVGLTTSEQILRLLSESVEFVEEG, translated from the coding sequence ATGGCAACGAAACAAGTAAACAACGAAACGAATCTATTTGAAGCAATTCAACAATTTTGTTCTGACAAAGGTCTTTCTAAAGACTCTGTCTTGAATATAATTAAAGACTCTCTAGTGGGAGCTTATAAAAAGAAGTTAGGTCTTGAAGTAAGCAGTGATGCAGATGTAAATGTTGAGTTCAGTGAAAAAAATGAAGTTGTCATTGTAGTTCCTAAGAAGGTTGTAGAAGCTACTAGTGATTCTCCTTTTGAAATTTCTCTTGCTAAGGCAAAAGCAATAGATGCAAATGCTGAAATTGGTGGAACAGTCCAATTCAAAGAAAAACCAATAGAACTATCGCGTATCGTTTCTAATCAAGCTCGCCAGATGGTCTTTCAAAAATTGAAAGAAATGGAGCGAGAGCTATTATTCAATGAATACAAAGTCAAAGAAGGGGAATTGACTCATGGTTATTTCCAGAGATGGATTAACAAAGACACTATGAGTATTGATCTTGGTAAAGTAGAAGGCGTTATGCCCAAGAAAGAGCAAAACCCCGGCGAAAAATACAAAGCAGGTGATAGACTAAAAGCTATTATCTCCCGTGTAGAGCTTCGCAAAGATAAATTTAGAGACACCGGTCTTGTAATCACACTTTCCCGTGCTTCCGGTGACTTTGTTAAGAAATTATTTGAGATGGAAATTCCTGAAATCTATGATGGACTTGTCCAGATTGTGGATATTGCTCGTTTGCCGTCAGTAAGAACTAAGATCGTAGTTCGCGGAACACGAAGCGATATTGATCCTGTTGGTGCTTGTGTTGGTATGAAAGGTGTTCGAATTCAATCTATCGTTCGTGAACTTGGCAATGAGCGAATCGACATTATCCAATACTCCGACAACCCTTCCGAATTTATTACAAATGCAATTTCTCCTGCTAAGCCGGTAGAAGTAAGAGTCGATCATGATAACCGCGAAGCTTTGGTTATTGTTCCTGACGATTCTCTTTCTCTTGCCATTGGTTCTAGTGGGTCTAATGTTAAATTAGCCGTTCAGCTTTGCCAATTTAAAATTGATATCAAATCTGTTTCGCAATACAACGAAGACATGACTTCTCCAGAAGCTCGTGATAGATTGGATAAACTATTTAATAATCATGTAGCAACCCATTCAAAAGCGGTTGAATCGGAAGACGACTCAAAGGGAACTCCTTTAAGTGAAATTCCTGGTTTAACTTCTCGTGTAATTAGTCTCTTACAAAGTGGTGGAGTAAATGATGTAGAAACACTTATCGAAATGCAGTCGGAAGATCTTGCCAAGATTCCGGGTGTTGGATTGACAACTTCGGAGCAAATTCTAAGACTTCTTTCTGAGTCAGTAGAATTTGTAGAGGAGGGCTAA
- the rimP gene encoding ribosome maturation factor RimP, protein MALTESEIKEVLSTIIEHPIQLYSLEVQAANDHFLIEINLDNLQDPRGSVSITDCEKVSRRLGDFLETAHGQENYTIQVSSAGAERELRLPEDLGRFLNVPVKIFYLEKGKKVNNVFQILAFDGTVVTLEPLNHKSKRLLGEKISLDKNDILKGNLYIKF, encoded by the coding sequence TTGGCATTAACAGAGTCTGAGATTAAGGAAGTATTATCTACTATAATTGAACATCCAATTCAATTGTATTCCTTAGAAGTACAAGCAGCCAATGACCATTTTCTAATTGAGATTAATCTGGATAATCTCCAAGACCCAAGGGGTTCGGTTTCTATAACGGACTGCGAAAAAGTTTCAAGACGACTTGGCGATTTTCTTGAGACTGCACATGGGCAAGAAAATTATACAATTCAGGTTTCATCAGCAGGGGCAGAGAGGGAACTTAGACTACCAGAAGATCTGGGTAGGTTTCTAAATGTGCCTGTGAAGATTTTTTATTTGGAAAAAGGTAAGAAAGTGAATAATGTCTTTCAAATCTTAGCATTTGACGGCACTGTTGTAACTCTAGAGCCTTTGAACCATAAAAGTAAAAGGTTGTTAGGTGAAAAAATTAGTTTGGATAAGAACGATATTTTAAAAGGTAATTTATACATTAAATTTTAA